The following DNA comes from Candidatus Alcyoniella australis.
AAGGACGACCCGCGTGTGGTGATCGCGGCGAGCGACGACCAAAAGGCGCTGGCCGACGCAATGCGCGGCTGCCAGGCCGTGCTCTCGCTGATCGGCACGTTGCGCTCGCGCTTCAAGGCCGAGAACGTCAACTACGAAAGCGTGGACTTCGGGGTCAACCGCGCGATGATCGACGCTGCGGTGCGCGCCGGGATCGAGCACTTTTTACTGATGAGTTCTGCGGGCGCCTCGCCGCGCGGCGGCGCGTACCTGGCGGCCAAGTATCGGGCCGAGCAGCACCTGATCGCCTCGGGCTTGCCGCATACGATCTTCAGACCGGCCTACCTACTGGGCGGCGAGCGGCGCTTCGTGCCCGGCGTGGGCGCGCTGATGGCCGCGCTGGGCAAACTGCCGGGCCTGGGCGTGCTGATGGACGACTGGCGGCCGATCCCGCTGGAGGTCCTGGCCTGGAACTATCTGCGGCTGATCGAGTACGGCCCGGTCAACGGTGTGCTGCGCGGCCGCGACCTGTGGCAAGCCTCGCGCGCCGCGTTGACGAAGCCTGGAGAATAATCCAGGCTAGCCTCTTTTAATAACCTCAGGGAAGCGCATGCCCAAGTTGGAGCAAATCAAGAACGTACTGGTCATCGGCTCGGGTCCGACGGTGGTCGGCCAGGCCTGCGAGTTCGACTACGCCGCGTTGCAGGCCTGCCAGGCGTTGCGCGCCCACGGCTGCTGCGTGACGCTGCTCGAGTCCAATCCGGCCACGCGCTCGTCCGACATCGACATCACCGACCGCACTTATCTCGAGCCGGTCACGGCCGAGGTCTGCCGGCGGATAATCGAACGCGAACAGCCCGATTCACTGCTGCCCACGGCCGGCGGCCAGACCGGGCTCAACCTGTCTTACGAGTTGGCGCGTAGCGGCGTGCTGGACGAGTTCGGCGTATCGCTGCTCGGAGTGCCGGCCGAGGCCATCGAACTTTCCGAGGACCGCGAACAGTTCAAGGGCGCGATGGAGCGCATCGGCTTGCGGGTTCCGGACTCGGGCGTGGCGCGCTCGGTGGAGCAGGGGATGGAGATCGGCCTGCGCATCGGCTTCCCGCTGGTGATCAAGCCCGCATTTACCCTCGGCGGCATCGGCGGCGCCACGGTCTACAACCGCGACGAGCTGTCCGAGGCGCTGGTGCAGGCGATCCACGTCAGCCCGGTGGGCCAGACGTTGGTTGAGCGCTATTTACGCGGCTGGCGCGAGTTCGAGTGCTCGGCGCTGATCGATCGCAACGGGACCGTGCTGGTCGCGGTGGTGATGGAGGACCTCGATCCGATGGGCGTACACACCGGCGACTCGGCTGTGGTCGCGCCGGCGATCACCCTGGGTCCCCAACGCCACGCCGAGCTGATCGAGCTGTGCGGCCGCGCCCTGGGCGGACTGAAGTTGACCGGCTGCGCGGCGAGCATCCAGTTCGCCCTTGATCCAGATGGCGAAGAGGCGCTGCTGATCGAGGTCAATACCCGTTCGACGCGCAGTTCGACCCTGGCGATCAAGGCCACGGGCCTGCCGATCGCACGCATCTCGGCCGAGCTGAGTTTGGGCTTCACACTCGAGGAACTGCTCGGCGAGCTGCCGCCAAAGGGCTCGGCGCTGCTTTGCCCCGATGCGGGCCACTATGCAATCAAGCTGCCGCGCTTCGCCGCCAACCGTTTTCCGGGCCTCAGCCGACTGCTCGACACCTCGATGAAGAGCGTGGGCGAGGCTGTGGCCGTGGGCGACTCGTTTAACGAGGCGCTGCAAAAAGCGATCCGCGCCATCGAGATCAACCGCGCCGGGTTGGGCTGCGACGGCAAGGATCTGCGGCCCGAGCAACTCGACGACGAGGCGTTGCGCTCGCAGCTGATCAATCCCAACGACGAACGATTGTTCTATTTGCGAATTGCCCTGGGGCGCGGGATGAGCGTCGATCAGGCGGCGCAGCTGTGCGGCATGCGGCCCGAGGTGATCGAGAACATCAAGGCGATCAACGACGCCTGCGACGAGCTGGCAGGACGATCCCTGGACACACTGGACGCGCAACGGCTGCTCGAGCTCAAGGCCGAGGGTTTCTCCGATTTGCAACTGGCGTATCTGCTGGGAGCGACCGAGGAGCAGGTCCGGCAGCGCCGGCACGAGCTGGGCGTGGTTCCAGAATTTAAGCGACTCGCGATCAGCCCGTGCTACGAGGGCTTTGCCAGCCGCTATTCGACATATGCCCGCGGCTCGCAGCCCACTGAGATGGACGAGGGCCGCGACAAGGTGCTGGTCCTGGGCCCGGGCCCCAACCGCATCGGCCAGGGGATCCAGTACGACCACAGCACAGCCCACGCCCTGGCGGCCCTGGCCGGGCTGAACCTGCGCGGCCTGATCGTCAACTCCAACCCCGAGGCGGTGAGCACCGCGCCGATCGGCGCCCATACGCTGTACCTGGAGCCGTTGAGTCTCGAGCACGTGATCGAGGTCGTGCGCGCCGAGCAACCCCTGGGTGTGCTGGCGCAGTTCGGCGGCCAGTCGGCCCTCGAGCTGGCGGCGGCCCTGGATCAAGCCGGGGTGCGGCTGCTGGGCACGCCCGCCGAGGCGTTCGCCCTGACCCGCGATCACAAGCGGCTGTGCGATCTACTGACGGAGCTGGGGCTTAACCGGCCGGACAACGGCACGGCTCACGATTTGGAATCGGCCAAGGCCCTGGCGCTGAGCATCGGATACCCGGTGGTGGTGCGTCCGTACTACGCCCTGGGCGGCCGAGCGATGCAGATCGTCTACAACGAATCGCAGCTTACGCACTTCATCGGCTACGCCTCGCGCGGCGAGGGGATCGGGCAGATCCTGGTCGACCGCTTCCTGGACTACGCGGTGGAGGTCGACGTCGACGCGATTTGCGACGGCGTGGACGTGTTCATCGGCGGTATCGTCGAGCATATCGAGGAGGCCGGTGTGCACTCCGGCGACTCGGCCTGCGTGCTGCCGCCGCGCACGCTGTCCTTGGCGATGACCGAGGAGCTGTGCCGCCAGACCCGCGAGCTGGCGCTGAAGCTCGGCGTGATCGGACTGATCAACGTGCAGTTCGCGATCAAGGGCGAGACGATCTACGTGCTCGGGGTGACCCCGCGCGCCAGCCAGGCCGTGCCCTTCGTGACCAAGGCCACCGGAGCCCCGCTGGCGCAGCTGGCGGTGAAGGTGATCATGGGCGCGAGTCTACGGGAGCTGGGCTGCCTGGAGACGCCGCAGGTCAAGCACGTGGCGGTCAGGGAGGCGATCTTCCCCTTTGTGCGCTTCCCGGGAGTCGATCCGCGGCTGGGCCCGGAGATGAAGTCGGTGGGCGAGGTGATCGGCATTGACAGCGCTTACGGTATGGCGTTCATCAAGTCCCAGCAGGCGGCCGGGCAAATGCTGCCGACCTCGGGCCGCGCGTTCTTCAGCCTCAAGGATCAGGATAAGGGCGCGCTGGTGAGCATGGCCAAACGTCTGGTGCAGATGGGTTTCGAAATTATCGCCACCGAGGGCACGGCCGACGTGTTTCAGCGCCACGAGATCCCGGTGACCACGGTGCTCAAGTTTTCCCAGGGGCGTCCCAATTGCGTGGACCTGCTGATGAGCGGCGGGATCGACCTGATTATCAATACGCCTTCCCAGCGTCAGGCCCAGGGCGACGAGGGGCAGATTCGCACCAAGGCCTATGCCTACGGCGTGCCGCTGATCACCACGGTCAGCGGGGCCTACGCCGCGGTCAACGGCATCGAGGCCCTGCGCGGCAAACCGCAGCTCGAGGTGCGTAGCCTGCAGGAATATTTGAAAGGCTAATCGCTACGGCCGAACAGCAGCAGCTTTCTGTTGTTCGATTCTACGCGCTCGAGTTCGATGAACATCCCGCTGACATCGCGGCCATAGTACTCCATGCGTTCGACTTTGCCGGTCCGCGGATCGATGGTCGGCACCAACGCGCACGGCTCGGAGAATGGTGGAGTGGACGAGGCGGTCAGCCTGTTGTCCTCCAGCTCGACCACGATGAAATCCACGCGCTCGGCCGGCGGCCCGCCGCGTTCCGGGGACGGCGGGTTTTGGATCCAATTCCGCTTCTCGTCCCACGGCCGATCGGCCTGCATGAAGAAGTTGTTTACCGGCACATAGCACGAGTGCATCAGCACCAGGCAGGACGACTCGCGCGACTGGCACTCTGCAGTTATCGGCTTAAATACCTGCTCCACCTGCTGCCGGCTGAACCGCGGTTGCGAGAACAGCGTGTAGCCGATGCTCAAAGCCATGAATCCGACCGCGACGGTCGTCAAAAGGGCGCGCCGACGTTTGAACGGGTTCGCGTCCAACGCCAGACACAGCGGATATCCGATCACCGGCACCAGCGGAAGCAGATAGTAGGAGGTCTTGTTCCAGAACAGGACGCAGAACAGGATTCCGGTGAGGGAGGAGAAAAGTAGCATTCCGCCCACATGGTTGGGTCGCAGTATTCTGCGAGCGCCCCTGGTCGCGGGCAGCAGGCGCGAGCGGCCGATTAACATCAACAGCAGGGCCAACGGTGTGAGCCACTGGAACAGCGACCAAATCAGGAACGCCGCGTTGTTCAACGCAAACATCGGAGCCATGAAATAGAACGGGACATTGCTCTCCGATGCCAGGCGGACCTGTAGCTCGTCGGGTGTGATCCGCTGCACGCCCCAGTCGACGGCAAATCCCGCCAGGTAATACGGCGAACAAGCGATGAACACGATAGCGGCGAACAGCAGCGCCTGGTTGAACACGCGCCCCTTTTGCGTCGGATTTTCGCGCCAGGCCAGCACCAGCGCGTAGAGCGCCGTAGGGCCGATGAACAGCGGCATGCTGTAGTACAGCATCAGCGCCGCTACGCTGATTGCGGCCAAGCCCAGGGTGTCGCGGGTGCGCTCGAACACCCGGCCGCGGGCCACGATTGCGAACGCCAGGAAAAGCAGGGCCATGCACGGAAAGTTGTGCGAGTAGGCGGCAGCGGTCTTTAGAATGCCTGGGCTCAGGCAGACCAAGGCGGTGCCGATCAGGGCTGGACCCCTGCCCAGCTTGACGCGCAGCAACATGTAGAATCCGACGTTGAACGCCACGAAGAACGGCAGCATCACAATCAGCAGGTCGAGCCTATCATCCCCGAACGGCCTCAGCCCGCGAAACGGCAGAGTCGCCATATAGAGCAGCGGTGGGAATTTAACCTGAGAGTTGAACAGTAGGGCATAGAAGCCCGCCAGGGAATCGACCTGCGGGAGGTTCCCCTCGATGCTGAGCATGTTGTAGAAATCCCTGCGGTGTCCCTTGATCAGCGACAGGGCGAACATTGAGGCCAACCAGACGCTCAGCCCCCACGCGCAAAGCGAGATCAGCAGCAGCGCCGCTGCGGTTTTCAGGCGTTCGAGCGATGTCCTGTTGTTGGAGCCCAGGGCGATTCCCTTTCTTAAATAATCAGGATTGGCATAAGACAAAAAAGTCTATCACAGCGCCGGCCCGCTCCCGTAGGTTTTGTCCCGGCTCAGTCGCAGTCCGGGGTCAGCAGCAGGATGCGTCCCAGGGCGTCGGGGTCGACGTCGTCGTTGCGCCGGAAGAAAAACCGTACGTTGACCCGCAGGTCGTATTCATCCAGCGGTTCGACAAATGACAGCTGTTTCTCAAAGGAGTAATCGCGCTTGAGCATCGAGATCAGCGTTTGAACGTCTCGTTTGTTCCAGTTGTTTACGAGGTTGATGATCGCGATCTTGCGGAACTGCCCGCGGTACAGCTGGGATTGGATCTCCTTGAGCTGCGGGCCTTGCAGATCTTCGAGCCTGATCATGTAGGTCCAGCGTTGCAGTCGCCACATCCGCCGGTAGTTGTGCTCGTCGGTCGAGTACCACAGTTGGATGTTGCGGTCGGTCAGCTCCGGGGCCAGGTTGCATCGGCCGCGCGCGATGACCACGAATCCCATGCCATCGAGGTTTTCGGTCCGTTTCAGCCGGGAGTAGATCTGGTGGTGCATCGGCGGTTTGGCGGTCGCCTCGTCGCGCATCTTGTCGCCGATCTCGTCGATGGTATGGCTCAGCAGGTAGATCACCGTCAGCCAGGCCACCGCCTGCAGCAAGGTGGCCCATCGGCCCCGGGCCGCGGTGAAGATCCGGCCCGCGCCCAGCGCGAACAACAGGAACACCAGCTCGAGCACCGGGTAGAAGTACCAGTAGACATTGGCCCAGGTGCGGAAGTACAGCAGCACGCACAGCAAATAGCTGAGCACGATCATCATCCAGATCACGGCCTGAACCAGCACGTAGACCATTTTCAGCGCGACAACCGACTTGCCGAACACCAGGAACACCGTGAAATAGAACAGGAACATCCCGGCGAAGTAGCCGCGGGTATTGAACCTCCGATAATCGCGGTTGAACTGTCCCAACTTGTCCAGCAGCTCTTCGATGGCTTCGGGGTCGGCTTGGCCGTCGAGGCGGTCGACCACCAGTTCCCGCACCTGCAGCGAGAGCAGCAGCGGGTAGTAGGCGTAGCCGCTCTCGTGCATGTCCATGCTCGGGGCCGCCGGACTGTAATAGACTGTGCTCAGGCCGTAGAACAGCATGATGGCAATCAGCAGCAGGGCCGGCAATTGTTGCGAGCGCACTTTGCGGCCCAGCAGCAGCGATAGCCAGTCCATGCTGGGTTTGAATTGAAACTTCATGATTGTTCTCTTGATGATACGTCATCGATCGTATCGAGTATAAGTGTGGAAAAAATATTGAGGATGAAAGTGCATCTGATTGAATCAATGGTTACATTTTATCTGGGTCCGGCGGCGCATTGGGCTGCCGCGACTAATACAAGATGAGATAAGGAGATGAAATTATTATGAGAATGGATAAATTTACAGTTAAAGCCCAGGAGGCGCTCAGCGCTGCTCAGCGCGAGGCCGACAGCCGCAACCACCAGCAGGTGGAGCTGGCGCACCTGGTTCATGCGTTGATCGAACAACAGGACGGGCTGACCGCGCCGATCATCCGCAAGTGCGGAGCCGACTTCGAGGGGTTGCGGCGCACGATCGAGGCGATCCTCGACCGCTTGCCCCAGGTTGCGGGAGCTGACCAGGTCTACGCTTCCCAGGCGTTTCGCAAGGCTCTGGACGCGGCACAGGCCGAGGCCGAGCAGCTCAAAGACGAGTACGTCAGCACCGAGCATCTGCTAATCGCCGCGGGCGAGATCAAGGGCGATCCGGCGGCCGACGCGTTGCGCGCCGCGGGCATTGATCGCAGCTCGATCTACGCCTGCCTCAAGGATATCCGCGGCAACACCCGCGTGACCGACCCCAATCCCGAGGACAAGTACGAGGCGCTCAAGCGCTTTACCCGCGATCTGACGCAGCTGGCGCGCCAGGGCAAGCTCGACCCGGTGATCGGCCGCGACGACGAGATCCGGCGCGTGATTCAGGTGCTCTCGCGGCGCACCAAGAACAACCCGGTCTTAATCGGCGAGCCCGGCGTGGGCAAGACAGCAATCGCCGAGGGTCTGGCGCGGCGCATTGCCGACGGCGACGTGCCCGAGGGGCTCAAGCATACGCGGCTGCTGGCGCTGGACATCGGTTCGCTGCTGGCCGGGGCCAAATATCGCGGCGAGTTCGAGGACCGGCTCAAGGCCGTGCTCAAGGAGGTCTCCCAGGGCAACGGCACGATCGTGATGTTCATCGACGAGCTGCACACCATCGTCGGCGCGGGCGCTGCCGAGGGCTCGATGGACGCGGGCAACATGCTCAAACCGGCTCTGGCTCGCGGCGAACTGCACTGCGTGGGCGCCACGACGCTCGACGAGTATCGCAAGCATATTGAGAAGGACGCGGCCCTCGAACGCCGCTTCCAGCCGGTGATGGTCGAGCAGCCCAGCGTCGAGGACACGATCTCGATTTTGCGTGGGCTCAAGGAGCGCTACGAGGTGTACCACAAGGTGCGGATCCAGGACGCGGCGCTGGTGGCCGCGGCCACGTTGAGCAACCGCTACATCACCGCGCGCTTTTTGCCGGACAAGGCCATCGATTTGATGGACGAGGCTGCCTCGTGCCTGCGCATCGAGAACAGCTCAATGCCCGCCGAGCTCGACGAGACCCGTCGTCAGCTAATGCAGCTCGAGATCGAGCGCGAGGCGTTGCGCAAGGAGCGCGACAAGGCGAGCAAGGAGCGGCTGTCCAAGATCGAATCGCAGATCGCCGAACTCAAGGAGTCCTTCGACAGCCAGCGCGCCCAATGGGAGCTGGAGAAGGGGATCATTGAGCAGATCAACGACGTGCAGTCGCGCATCGAGCAGGCCAAGATCGACGAGCAGAACCTTGAGCGCCAGGGCGAACTGGGCAAGGTCGCCAAAATTCGCTACGGCCTGTTGGGCAAACTCGAGTCCGAGCTGACCGGTTTGCAGGCCAAGCTGGCCGACGCTCAATCCGAGATCAAGATGCTCAAAGAGGAGGTCGGCCCCGAGGACATCGCGCAGATCGTCGGCAAGTGGACCGGCATTCCGGTCTCGCGGATGATCGAGGGCGAGCGCGATCGGCTGCTGCACCTCGAGGATTCGCTGCGGCAGTCCGTGATCGGCCAGGACGAGGCGATTTCGATCATCGCCAACGCGGTGCGTCGCGCGCGCGCCGGGATCCAGGACCCCAACCGGCCGCTGGGCTCGTTCATCTTCATGGGCCCCACGGGCGTGGGCAAGACCGAGCTGGCCAAGGCCCTGGCGCGTTTTCTGTTCGACACCGAGCAGGCCATGGTGCGCATCGACATGAGCGAATACATGGAGAAGCACTCGGTGAGCCGTCTGATTGGCGCGCCTCCGGGATACGTGGGGTACGAGGAGGGCGGACAGCTTACCGAGGCGGTGCGGCGCAGGCCGTACTCCGTGGTGCTGTTCGACGAGATCGAGAAGGCGCACCCCGAGGTGTTCAACGTAATGCTGCAAATCCTCGACGACGGTCGCCTGACCGACAACCAGGGCCGCACGGTCGATTTCCGCAATACGATCCTGGTGATGACCAGCAACATCGGCAGCCAACACATCGCGCAAATGGCGGGCGACGCCGACAAGGTGCGCGACGCGGTGTTCGAGGCGATGAAGCAACACTTCCGCCCCGAGTTCCTCAACCGCATCGACGATTTGATTATCTTCAACAGCCTGGGACGCGACGCTATCGTCAAGATCGTGGACATCCAACTGCGCAAACTCGACGAGCGCCTGGCCGAACGCAAGATCAAGCTCGAGCTCAGCGACGCGGCCAAGCAACTGATCGCCGACGCGGGGTACGACCCGGTCTACGGCGCGCGACCTTTGCGCCGCGCATTGCAACGCATGGTGCTCGACCCACTGTCGCGCGAGATGCTCGCCGGCGAGATCCCCGACGACTCGACCGTCAAGGTCGAGGTTGACGGCCAAGGCGGCCTCAAGCTCATAAGCGCCTAAACACACAACGGGACCGCCCACGAAGGGCGGTCCCTGATTTGTCATATAGAAGATATTTATAGTAAACTTTCGCAAAATGAAGCAGTACGACTGCGTTCAGCAGGATCGCCGCGTGATCAATGGTCGGCGGACGGGAGAGCGCCTGGCATGGGCGTTGGCCGTGGTCTGCCTGTTGTGGACCGTCGGCGCCTGCTCTGATCAGCGGGAAGGGACGCAGGGCCGCGGCGCGGGCACTGCCTGCGATGGCGGCCCGTGCGTGCGCGAGATTGCGCTGCAAGCCGGGCTGAACGAGCCCCGTGATCCGGCGGAAGAGTTCGCCGACTATCTGCGGTTCACGGAGCTGGCCGCGGATCATGCGCGGCCGATCCCGCCCAAGGGGCTGGGGAAGATCATCGACCGCTGCCTCAACGGGACGCTCGGTTCAATTGCTCAGCGGGTTGATGCCGATCAGCTGCGCGCGGTTCTGCTCCACGAGCTGAACATCGGCTTCCTGGTCCAGGGCATCGAGCAACGTCCGCTGACAGTGGCAGCTTCGCAGCCCATCGAACATCCGAACTATCTCGAGCGCAGGCTGGTGTTCGACGACCCGTTCGTCGGACGCTTCCGCGCGCTGCTGCTCAGGCCGCGCGAGGCGGGCCCGCACAGCGCAATAATCGCCAGGCACGGACACCGGGACGACGAATCGACCTTTGTCGAGCTCTACGGCGGCAGGCGGCTGGCTGAGGCGGGTTTCGTGGTCCTGGTTTTGCAGTCGCGCATCTGCGGCGCGGACGAGCTCGAGGACCGGACCGCGCGGCTGCTGCTGGGCAACGGCTTTACGCTGATCGGCCTGCGTTGCTACGAGAGCCTGCTGGCCCTGCGCTACCTGGAGCAGCTCCAGGGCGTGGACAACGGGCGCATCGGCCTAGTGGGGCATTCCGGCGGCAGCGTGGTCAACAACCTCACGGCGCGCATCGACCCGCGATTCAAGGCGGTGGTGATCGACTGTCCGGGCCGCTGGGTCAACGTGATCAACGGCCGGATCGTGGATGAGACCGCGCCCGGACTCTACCCCTATCGCAAGCAGCTCAACGACTTCAGTTCGATCCCCACGCAGACGCTGGTCGTGCCCTACGGCTACGCAGAACAGGTCGAGGACATGGTCGAATTCCTGCAGGACGAGCTGTGAAACGCGCCGCAGCCGCCACAGGGCAGGGGAAAGGCGGCCGCCTGCTGTCCGGCCAGGCCTATTTGGTGCGCGCTGGTTTAGTTGGCCTGGTCTATTTTCAGATCGTGTACGGCGCGATCAAGGACAACGTCAATCCCAAAGATCTGTTCTCCCTGGTGAACTACATCGCGGAGTTGGACGTATACCGCAACGTGTTCTACGCCGCGTTGCCCGCGGCCGTGCTGCTGCTGTTGACGCCGTGGAGCGCGAAGAGCAACAGCAGGGCCGGGCGTGTTTTGATCGCCCTGCTGTGCCTGGCGGCCGGGGCGGTGTGCGGCCTGTTGATCGTGATCAGCAACGTATCGGTCAGGCCCGGGGCGCTGCAGCACACCGCGCTGATCGCGCTCTCGGCCTGGTACGTGGGGATCAACGTCTTGCTGTTCGTCCTGTTCTCGCTACGCGGCGACCTGGCCGTTAAATACGGAGCCGCCGTATCCCGGATGTTTGTACTGGCCGACGTGCTGTTTCCCGGAGCGCTGTGGCCCGTGTATCGAGCGGTCAACCGCGGCCCTCTGTTCCGGTTGACAAAGGCGGCGCCGGTCCTGGCGATGCTGCTGGTGCCGCTGTTGCCCTGGGTCCTGGTGCCCATGGAGCAGATTTCGACCAAGGGCTCGCCGCAGCTCAATCTTGATCCGGCCGTGCATATCATGCCCGGAGTGCCTGAGACCTATTACCAGGTGATGTTTCTGGACAGTGGCCGCAGCCTGATTCTCACCCGCGATCACGACGGAACAATCGACAGGTTCGACGCCGATTTGTTCGAGCGGATCGCATCGCACATTGTCGATGATCAACCGCGCGTGGCCTCGATGCTCCAAGACAGCGGCGACGGCCTGC
Coding sequences within:
- a CDS encoding NAD(P)H-binding protein, which encodes MNKTAFIAGATAYTTRYVLEQPSDVQFRLWLRPDSPHFERFKDDPRVVIAASDDQKALADAMRGCQAVLSLIGTLRSRFKAENVNYESVDFGVNRAMIDAAVRAGIEHFLLMSSAGASPRGGAYLAAKYRAEQHLIASGLPHTIFRPAYLLGGERRFVPGVGALMAALGKLPGLGVLMDDWRPIPLEVLAWNYLRLIEYGPVNGVLRGRDLWQASRAALTKPGE
- the carB gene encoding carbamoyl-phosphate synthase large subunit, translated to MPKLEQIKNVLVIGSGPTVVGQACEFDYAALQACQALRAHGCCVTLLESNPATRSSDIDITDRTYLEPVTAEVCRRIIEREQPDSLLPTAGGQTGLNLSYELARSGVLDEFGVSLLGVPAEAIELSEDREQFKGAMERIGLRVPDSGVARSVEQGMEIGLRIGFPLVIKPAFTLGGIGGATVYNRDELSEALVQAIHVSPVGQTLVERYLRGWREFECSALIDRNGTVLVAVVMEDLDPMGVHTGDSAVVAPAITLGPQRHAELIELCGRALGGLKLTGCAASIQFALDPDGEEALLIEVNTRSTRSSTLAIKATGLPIARISAELSLGFTLEELLGELPPKGSALLCPDAGHYAIKLPRFAANRFPGLSRLLDTSMKSVGEAVAVGDSFNEALQKAIRAIEINRAGLGCDGKDLRPEQLDDEALRSQLINPNDERLFYLRIALGRGMSVDQAAQLCGMRPEVIENIKAINDACDELAGRSLDTLDAQRLLELKAEGFSDLQLAYLLGATEEQVRQRRHELGVVPEFKRLAISPCYEGFASRYSTYARGSQPTEMDEGRDKVLVLGPGPNRIGQGIQYDHSTAHALAALAGLNLRGLIVNSNPEAVSTAPIGAHTLYLEPLSLEHVIEVVRAEQPLGVLAQFGGQSALELAAALDQAGVRLLGTPAEAFALTRDHKRLCDLLTELGLNRPDNGTAHDLESAKALALSIGYPVVVRPYYALGGRAMQIVYNESQLTHFIGYASRGEGIGQILVDRFLDYAVEVDVDAICDGVDVFIGGIVEHIEEAGVHSGDSACVLPPRTLSLAMTEELCRQTRELALKLGVIGLINVQFAIKGETIYVLGVTPRASQAVPFVTKATGAPLAQLAVKVIMGASLRELGCLETPQVKHVAVREAIFPFVRFPGVDPRLGPEMKSVGEVIGIDSAYGMAFIKSQQAAGQMLPTSGRAFFSLKDQDKGALVSMAKRLVQMGFEIIATEGTADVFQRHEIPVTTVLKFSQGRPNCVDLLMSGGIDLIINTPSQRQAQGDEGQIRTKAYAYGVPLITTVSGAYAAVNGIEALRGKPQLEVRSLQEYLKG
- a CDS encoding glycosyltransferase family 39 protein — translated: MSYANPDYLRKGIALGSNNRTSLERLKTAAALLLISLCAWGLSVWLASMFALSLIKGHRRDFYNMLSIEGNLPQVDSLAGFYALLFNSQVKFPPLLYMATLPFRGLRPFGDDRLDLLIVMLPFFVAFNVGFYMLLRVKLGRGPALIGTALVCLSPGILKTAAAYSHNFPCMALLFLAFAIVARGRVFERTRDTLGLAAISVAALMLYYSMPLFIGPTALYALVLAWRENPTQKGRVFNQALLFAAIVFIACSPYYLAGFAVDWGVQRITPDELQVRLASESNVPFYFMAPMFALNNAAFLIWSLFQWLTPLALLLMLIGRSRLLPATRGARRILRPNHVGGMLLFSSLTGILFCVLFWNKTSYYLLPLVPVIGYPLCLALDANPFKRRRALLTTVAVGFMALSIGYTLFSQPRFSRQQVEQVFKPITAECQSRESSCLVLMHSCYVPVNNFFMQADRPWDEKRNWIQNPPSPERGGPPAERVDFIVVELEDNRLTASSTPPFSEPCALVPTIDPRTGKVERMEYYGRDVSGMFIELERVESNNRKLLLFGRSD
- the clpB gene encoding ATP-dependent chaperone ClpB; its protein translation is MRMDKFTVKAQEALSAAQREADSRNHQQVELAHLVHALIEQQDGLTAPIIRKCGADFEGLRRTIEAILDRLPQVAGADQVYASQAFRKALDAAQAEAEQLKDEYVSTEHLLIAAGEIKGDPAADALRAAGIDRSSIYACLKDIRGNTRVTDPNPEDKYEALKRFTRDLTQLARQGKLDPVIGRDDEIRRVIQVLSRRTKNNPVLIGEPGVGKTAIAEGLARRIADGDVPEGLKHTRLLALDIGSLLAGAKYRGEFEDRLKAVLKEVSQGNGTIVMFIDELHTIVGAGAAEGSMDAGNMLKPALARGELHCVGATTLDEYRKHIEKDAALERRFQPVMVEQPSVEDTISILRGLKERYEVYHKVRIQDAALVAAATLSNRYITARFLPDKAIDLMDEAASCLRIENSSMPAELDETRRQLMQLEIEREALRKERDKASKERLSKIESQIAELKESFDSQRAQWELEKGIIEQINDVQSRIEQAKIDEQNLERQGELGKVAKIRYGLLGKLESELTGLQAKLADAQSEIKMLKEEVGPEDIAQIVGKWTGIPVSRMIEGERDRLLHLEDSLRQSVIGQDEAISIIANAVRRARAGIQDPNRPLGSFIFMGPTGVGKTELAKALARFLFDTEQAMVRIDMSEYMEKHSVSRLIGAPPGYVGYEEGGQLTEAVRRRPYSVVLFDEIEKAHPEVFNVMLQILDDGRLTDNQGRTVDFRNTILVMTSNIGSQHIAQMAGDADKVRDAVFEAMKQHFRPEFLNRIDDLIIFNSLGRDAIVKIVDIQLRKLDERLAERKIKLELSDAAKQLIADAGYDPVYGARPLRRALQRMVLDPLSREMLAGEIPDDSTVKVEVDGQGGLKLISA